A window of the Halosimplex halophilum genome harbors these coding sequences:
- a CDS encoding urease subunit beta — MTEELVPGEVRTAAGTVTINEGRETTEVTVGNAGDRPVQVGSHFHFFEANAALAFDREAAFGKRLNIPAGTAVRFEPGDEQTVELVAIGGKRVAHGMNGLVNGSVDGDAAAAVERAHRQGFGGIPDQAGKLDSDGSGEATADEEDEP, encoded by the coding sequence ATGACCGAGGAACTCGTCCCCGGCGAGGTGCGGACGGCGGCGGGCACAGTGACGATCAACGAGGGCCGCGAGACGACGGAGGTGACCGTCGGCAACGCGGGCGACCGGCCGGTGCAGGTCGGCTCGCACTTCCACTTCTTCGAGGCCAACGCGGCCCTGGCGTTCGACCGCGAGGCCGCCTTCGGGAAGCGCCTGAACATCCCCGCTGGGACGGCGGTCCGGTTCGAGCCCGGCGACGAGCAGACGGTCGAACTCGTCGCCATCGGCGGCAAGCGGGTCGCCCACGGGATGAACGGGCTCGTGAACGGGAGCGTCGACGGCGACGCCGCGGCGGCAGTCGAGCGCGCCCACCGGCAGGGCTTCGGCGGCATCCCCGACCAGGCCGGGAAGCTCGACAGCGACGGTTCCGGCGAAGCGACCGCTGACGA